The following coding sequences lie in one Populus trichocarpa isolate Nisqually-1 chromosome 14, P.trichocarpa_v4.1, whole genome shotgun sequence genomic window:
- the LOC7488862 gene encoding protein SOB FIVE-LIKE 5 isoform X1: MEKNHRVKRADLHGHLLLVISSLCKKSHLGFGFQKRGLIMNISASQYSGSGCESGWTSYLYQSSISKNQYQGFGGFVDGDFARVEDEQEEDLSMVSDASSGPPHSCEDGEFCCDKLAKKSKNKKKSREHGRSQQYSYLDDTASSPALSKKVNNECSTEHVPEFSQGFSATHFKGKSSLKKHLGFFKSSHAEKAASKEPGGFQARKWNDKL; the protein is encoded by the exons ATGGAGAAGAACCATCGAGTAAAGAGGGCAGATTTGCATGGTCATTTACTGTTAGTAATAAGTAGCCTTTGTAAGAAATCCCATTTGGGGTTTGGCTTCCAAAAGAGAGGACTGATAATGAACATATCAGCTTCTCAATATAGTGGTAGTGGGTGCGAATCTGGTTGGACATCATACTTATACCAATCCtctatttcaaaaaatcaataccAGGGTTTCGGTGGATTTGTTGATGGGGATTTTGCAAGAGTAGAGGATGAACAAGAGGAGGATTTGTCTATGGTTTCTGATGCATCCTCTGGACCTCCTCATTCCTGTGAAGATGGCGAATTCTGCTGTGATAAACTAGCCAAgaagagcaaaaacaaaaagaagagcaGAGAACATGGTAGAAGCCAACAGTATTCATATCTTGATGACACTGCTAGCTCTCCTGCATTGAGCAAG AAAGTGAATAATGAATGTTCAACAGAGCATGTCCCTGAATTCTCCCAAGGTTTTTCTGCTACACATTTTAAG GGGAAATCTTCACTCAAGAAGCACCTTGGATTCTTTAAATCCTCGCATGCTGAGAAGGCAGCTTCAAAAGAACCAG GTGGTTTTCAGGCAAGAAAATGGAATGACAAATTGTAA
- the LOC7497322 gene encoding putative nucleobase-ascorbate transporter 10: MAQSGGGGGGGGGGGDGGGGDANKKPELQPYPVKEQLPGVQYCINSPPPWPEALILGFQHYLLTLGMTVMIPSIIVPRMGGGDAEKARVIQTLLFTSGLSTLFQTLFGTRLPSVAVGSYAYMIPTTSIVLASRHTSCLDNDVRFVQTMRAIQGALIIAGCFQIIMGFLGLWRNAVRFLSPISIVPCVTFAGLGLYYLGFPTLAKCVEIGLPGMLIMVFFSQYLPRYVQSKRPICDRFAVLLTAAIAWLFAQILTASTVYNDKSEITQLTCRTDRVGLIHASPWIYIPYPFQWGSPTFKAGEVFAMITASFVSLFESTGTFYATSRYGSATPVPPSVVSRGVGWLGIGVLLNGFFGCVTGFTASVENAGLLALTKVGSRRVIQISAGFMIFFSLFGKFGAFFASIPLPIIAAVYCVLFGYTSSAGLGFLQFCNLNSFRTKFILGFSFFIGISIPQYFREYYQYVHVHARYRWFHDIVTVIFMSHTTVAALVALFLDCTLAKENDETTNDTGLKWWEKFSLYSSDVRNDEFYALPCKLNKLFPAL; the protein is encoded by the exons ATGGCCCAAA gtggaggtggaggtggaggtggaggtggaggaggtgatggtggtggaggtgaTGCTAACAAAAAACCTGAGCTGCAACCATATCCAGTGAAAGAGCAACTACCCGGAGTCCAATACTGCATAAATAGTCCTCCTCCATGGC CTGAAGCTCTCATATTAGGTTTCCAACATTATCTCTTGACTCTTGGCATGACTGTTATGATACCGAGCATAATCGTTCCTCGAATGGGTGGTGGTGAT GCTGAGAAGGCTAGAGTAATACAGACCTTGCTCTTCACTTCAGGATTGAGCACACTTTTTCAAACTTTATTCGGTACCCGTCTTCCTTCGGTAGCAGTGGGTTCATATGCGTATATGATACCGACTACCTCAATTGTCCTTGCTAGcagacatacttcatgcttGGATAACGATGTG AGATTTGTACAAACAATGAGAGCAATACAAGGAGCTCTGATTATTGCAGgttgttttcaaataattatggGATTTTTGGGTTTATGGAGAAATGCAGTGAG GTTCCTTAGTCCTATTTCTATTGTTCCTTGTGTGACTTTTGCTGGACTTGGGCTCTACTATCTAGGCTTTCCCACG CTGGCGAAATGTGTTGAGATTGGGCTTCCAGGAATGctaataatggtttttttctcaCAA TATCTTCCTCGTTATGTACAGTCAAAGAGGCCTATATGTGATCGTTTTGCAGTGTTGCTCACAGCTGCAATCGCATGGTTATTTGCACAAATTCTAACTGCAAGTACTGTGTATAATGACAAATCTGAAATCACTCAGTTGACTTGCCGCACTGATCGTGTTGGACTTATTCATGCCTCGCCCTG GATATATATTCCTTATCCATTTCAGTGGGGAAGCCCAACATTCAAGGCTGGTGAAGTTTTTGCAATGATAACTGCTTCTTTCGTTTCTCTATTTGAG TCCACTGGTACATTTTATGCAACATCAAGATATGGAAGCGCCACTCCTGTGCCCCCTTCAGTTGTGAGTCGTGGTGTTGGCTGGCTG gGAATCGGGGTTTTACTCAATGGCTTTTTTGGTTGTGTGACAGGCTTTACTGCTTCGGT GGAAAATGCAGGTTTATTGGCATTGACAAAAGTAGGAAGCCGGAGAGTAATTCAAATATCAGCTGGAttcatgattttcttctctctatttg GAAAATTTGGAGCATTCTTCGCATCTATACCTTTGCCGATCATTGCTGCTGTGtattgtgttttgtttggttatACCT CTTCTGCAGGCCTTGGTTTTCTCCAATTTTGTAACCTAAATAGTTTCAGAACAAAATTCATACTGGGGTTTTCCTTCTTCATTGGCATTTCGATACCACAATACTTCAGAGAATACTATCAGTATGTTCATGTGCACGCCAGATACAGATGG TTTCATGATATAGTGACTGTCATCTTCATGTCCCACACAACTGTGGCTGCTTTGGTTGCGTTGTTCTTGGATTGCACGCtggcaaaagaaaatgatgagacAACGAACGACACGGGCCTGAAGTGGTGGGAGAAATTCAGTTTATACAGTTCAGATGTTAGAAATGATGAATTCTATGCACTTCCATGCAAGCTCAATAAGTTGTTCCCTGCCCtttga
- the LOC7488862 gene encoding protein SOB FIVE-LIKE 5 isoform X2 yields the protein MEKNHRVKRADLHGHLLLVISSLCKKSHLGFGFQKRGLIMNISASQYSGSGCESGWTSYLYQSSISKNQYQGFGGFVDGDFARVEDEQEEDLSMVSDASSGPPHSCEDGEFCCDKLAKKSKNKKKSREHGRSQQYSYLDDTASSPALSKKVNNECSTEHVPEFSQGFSATHFKGKSSLKKHLGFFKSSHAEKAASKEPGKKME from the exons ATGGAGAAGAACCATCGAGTAAAGAGGGCAGATTTGCATGGTCATTTACTGTTAGTAATAAGTAGCCTTTGTAAGAAATCCCATTTGGGGTTTGGCTTCCAAAAGAGAGGACTGATAATGAACATATCAGCTTCTCAATATAGTGGTAGTGGGTGCGAATCTGGTTGGACATCATACTTATACCAATCCtctatttcaaaaaatcaataccAGGGTTTCGGTGGATTTGTTGATGGGGATTTTGCAAGAGTAGAGGATGAACAAGAGGAGGATTTGTCTATGGTTTCTGATGCATCCTCTGGACCTCCTCATTCCTGTGAAGATGGCGAATTCTGCTGTGATAAACTAGCCAAgaagagcaaaaacaaaaagaagagcaGAGAACATGGTAGAAGCCAACAGTATTCATATCTTGATGACACTGCTAGCTCTCCTGCATTGAGCAAG AAAGTGAATAATGAATGTTCAACAGAGCATGTCCCTGAATTCTCCCAAGGTTTTTCTGCTACACATTTTAAG GGGAAATCTTCACTCAAGAAGCACCTTGGATTCTTTAAATCCTCGCATGCTGAGAAGGCAGCTTCAAAAGAACCAG GCAAGAAAATGGAATGA